A window of the Zeugodacus cucurbitae isolate PBARC_wt_2022May chromosome 4, idZeuCucr1.2, whole genome shotgun sequence genome harbors these coding sequences:
- the LOC105220992 gene encoding tRNA-specific adenosine deaminase 1 isoform X2, translating into MVIPSAEKLARLAFQQFQLLPKTGKPTTEEWTILSAILTHDTTKETTEVVAIGCGTKCVEVLARRALLRYIYHHLKQAIQTNVNDECIFHWDPENTDFRLRPDLSFHFVSTQTPCGDACIRNAVDEETNTKESSVGATLPKLRKINNENEKDPLNFDDNVGALLETTPNTAIYTGAKLIGLADQQDAMQQKIGAMRTKPGRGDRTLSMSCSDKLARWNLLGLQGALLDALLAQPIYLETLTFVGGAENEEAIRRAIYERFIDKDFKTAKYKMQKPKIRFVETVSFEYAENDNRKNPSPSGISWCNISEHLKPYEISVNGKRQGVTRKKLNTPQAALRISKYHLLHEFVAILRLEPKLMEKLQIDENELNNLKYQQYKQLAKDYQVAWTLAKQNYFSQWTQKPLNLLEFGLVAVEK; encoded by the exons ATGGTTATACCTTCGGCTGAAAAGCTTGCAAGGCTAGCGTTCCAACAATTTCAGCTATTACCAAAAACTGGAAAACCAACAACGGAAGAGTGGACAATCCTTTCGGCCATACTCACACACGATACTACAAAAGAGACTACTGAAGTCGTAGCTATTGGCTGTGGCACTAAGTGTGTAG AGGTACTGGCCAGACGTGCGCTTCTGCGCTATATTTACCATCACTTGAAGCAAGCGATACAAACCAACGTGAATGATGAATGTATTTTCCATTGGGATCCTGAAAATACTGACTTTCGATTACGACCAGATCTAAGTTTTCATTTTGTTAGCACACAGACACCTTGTGGTGATGCCTGTATTCGAAATGCAGTTGATGAAGAGACAAATACAAAAGAAAGCAGTGTCGGAGCCACTCTACCAAAACTACGAAAAAttaacaatgaaaatgaaaaggatCCACTCAACTTCGACGATAATGTAGGAGCTCTTTTAGAAACAACTCCGAATACTGCAATCTACACTGGAGCGAAATTAATTGGTTTGGCAGATCAACAGGatgcaatgcaacaaaaaatcgGCGCAATGAGAACAAAACCAGGGCGCGGAGACCGCACATTATCCATGTCATGTAGCGACAAGTTGGCGCGTTGGAATCTGCTTGGGCTGCAAGGAGCTCTGCTGGACGCATTACTTGCGCAACCTATTTACTTGGAAACATTGACATTTGTTGGTGGTGCAGAAAATGAAGAAGCCATAAGACGTGCAATATATGAACGCTTTATTGataaagatttcaaaactgcCAAATATAAAATGCAGAAACCAAAAATAAGATTTGTTGAAACTGTCTCCTTTGAATACGCTGAGAATGATAACCGAAAAAATCCATCGCCCTCTGGTATATCATGGTGCAACATTTCTGAACATTTAAa accCTACGAAATATCTGTAAATGGTAAAAGACAAGGTGTTACCAGGAAAAAGTTAAACACACCACAAGCTGCGTTGAGAATTAGCAAATACCATCTTTTGCATGAATTTGTGGCAATTTTACGTTTGGAACCGAAACTGATGGAAAAGCTACAAATCGATGAAAACGAgcttaacaatttaaaataccaacaatataaacaattgGCAAAGGATTATCAAGTAGCTTGGACGTTGGCCAAACAAAACTACTTTTCACAATGGACTCAGAAGCCGCTGAATTTACTGGAATTTGGTTTGGTTGCcgtggaaaaataa
- the LOC105221000 gene encoding uncharacterized protein LOC105221000, which produces MLAPDKYLSPMKQMTGAEENRHFLRAFIHTYRDLPVLWDTSLRDYTNRDKRAEAYEQLVPIYRYLKRDANVEDVKKKINTLRTNYRKELKVVESARRNGTIHHPRCWTFLELDFLRNTEKFLAVNPSTRGDSFSAFSENSQTQSSFMEPPGSSYNFRSMMGSNTVQTPPNIAEMFHKSFGHTQKLEPEQTPPPAGQQVGGANSSSNGQSVNSSDYNHTAQQTDTVTGATKRLRFSPANSTGGTGQTPDELLSIACDYLSSTFPEEESIARTWTHKLKRLPREQRLLAEKFINEILFEAESGTLHRGSVHINSFEPFVRFEEHSSNDHENTKSQSPSIHTSTTTISHDGEMKSNAGAADNSSAANTVNENVYENYQN; this is translated from the coding sequence atgttggCACCGGATAAATATCTCTCTCCAATGAAGCAAATGACTGGCGCCGAAGAAAATCGCCACTTTTTGCgagcattcatacatacatatcgtgACTTACCAGTGTTGTGGGACACTTCTTTGCGAGATTACACAAATCGCGATAAGCGCGCCGAAGCATACGAACAACTAGTACCCATATATCGTTACCTCAAGCGTGATGCAAATGTCGAAGacgttaagaaaaaaatcaacacaTTACGCACAAACTATCGAAAGGAATTGAAAGTGGTTGAAAGTGCACGACGCAATGGAACCATTCATCACCCACGTTGTTGGACTTTTCTCGAATTAGATTTCCTACGAAACACGGAGAAGTTTTTAGCTGTCAATCCAAGTACTCGAGGAGATTCATTTTCGGCATTTAGTGAAAATTCGCAAACACAATCATCGTTTATGGAACCACCAGGGTCCAGTTATAATTTTCGTTCAATGATGGGATCAAATACAGTACAAACGCCTCCCAATATTGCCGAAATGTTCCACAAATCTTTTGGGCACACACAAAAATTGGAGCCAGAACAGACTCCACCACCAGCTGGACAACAAGTGGGAGGAGCGAATTCATCATCAAATGGACAGTCTGTAAATTCATCAGATTACAATCACACAGCACAACAAACAGATACTGTAACGGGTGCAACAAAACGTTTGCGGTTTTCACCGGCGAATTCTACAGGTGGCACCGGTCAAACGCCAGATGAATTACTTAGCATAGCATGTGACTACCTATCCAGTACATTTCCTGAAGAGGAATCTATCGCACGCACCTGGACTCATAAGCTAAAACGTTTACCGCGTGAACAACGATTATTGGCGGAAAAATTCATTAACGAAATACTTTTTGAGGCGGAATCTGGTACTTTACATCGTGGTTCGGTGCATATTAATAGTTTCGAACCATTTGTGCGTTTCGAAGAACACTCCAGCAATGACCacgaaaatacaaaatcacAAAGCCCCAGTATACATacatccacaacaacaatatcgcATGATGGAGAAATGAAGTCAAATGCTGGTGCAGCTGACAACAGTAGTGCTGCTAATActgtaaatgaaaatgtttacgAAAACTATCAGAactaa
- the LOC105220992 gene encoding tRNA-specific adenosine deaminase 1 isoform X1 — protein MVIPSAEKLARLAFQQFQLLPKTGKPTTEEWTILSAILTHDTTKETTEVVAIGCGTKCVGKSKLCSGGLILNDSHAEVLARRALLRYIYHHLKQAIQTNVNDECIFHWDPENTDFRLRPDLSFHFVSTQTPCGDACIRNAVDEETNTKESSVGATLPKLRKINNENEKDPLNFDDNVGALLETTPNTAIYTGAKLIGLADQQDAMQQKIGAMRTKPGRGDRTLSMSCSDKLARWNLLGLQGALLDALLAQPIYLETLTFVGGAENEEAIRRAIYERFIDKDFKTAKYKMQKPKIRFVETVSFEYAENDNRKNPSPSGISWCNISEHLKPYEISVNGKRQGVTRKKLNTPQAALRISKYHLLHEFVAILRLEPKLMEKLQIDENELNNLKYQQYKQLAKDYQVAWTLAKQNYFSQWTQKPLNLLEFGLVAVEK, from the exons ATGGTTATACCTTCGGCTGAAAAGCTTGCAAGGCTAGCGTTCCAACAATTTCAGCTATTACCAAAAACTGGAAAACCAACAACGGAAGAGTGGACAATCCTTTCGGCCATACTCACACACGATACTACAAAAGAGACTACTGAAGTCGTAGCTATTGGCTGTGGCACTAAGTGTGTAGGTAAAAGTAAACTTTGTAGTGGTGGTCTAATTCTAAATGACTCTCATGCAGAGGTACTGGCCAGACGTGCGCTTCTGCGCTATATTTACCATCACTTGAAGCAAGCGATACAAACCAACGTGAATGATGAATGTATTTTCCATTGGGATCCTGAAAATACTGACTTTCGATTACGACCAGATCTAAGTTTTCATTTTGTTAGCACACAGACACCTTGTGGTGATGCCTGTATTCGAAATGCAGTTGATGAAGAGACAAATACAAAAGAAAGCAGTGTCGGAGCCACTCTACCAAAACTACGAAAAAttaacaatgaaaatgaaaaggatCCACTCAACTTCGACGATAATGTAGGAGCTCTTTTAGAAACAACTCCGAATACTGCAATCTACACTGGAGCGAAATTAATTGGTTTGGCAGATCAACAGGatgcaatgcaacaaaaaatcgGCGCAATGAGAACAAAACCAGGGCGCGGAGACCGCACATTATCCATGTCATGTAGCGACAAGTTGGCGCGTTGGAATCTGCTTGGGCTGCAAGGAGCTCTGCTGGACGCATTACTTGCGCAACCTATTTACTTGGAAACATTGACATTTGTTGGTGGTGCAGAAAATGAAGAAGCCATAAGACGTGCAATATATGAACGCTTTATTGataaagatttcaaaactgcCAAATATAAAATGCAGAAACCAAAAATAAGATTTGTTGAAACTGTCTCCTTTGAATACGCTGAGAATGATAACCGAAAAAATCCATCGCCCTCTGGTATATCATGGTGCAACATTTCTGAACATTTAAa accCTACGAAATATCTGTAAATGGTAAAAGACAAGGTGTTACCAGGAAAAAGTTAAACACACCACAAGCTGCGTTGAGAATTAGCAAATACCATCTTTTGCATGAATTTGTGGCAATTTTACGTTTGGAACCGAAACTGATGGAAAAGCTACAAATCGATGAAAACGAgcttaacaatttaaaataccaacaatataaacaattgGCAAAGGATTATCAAGTAGCTTGGACGTTGGCCAAACAAAACTACTTTTCACAATGGACTCAGAAGCCGCTGAATTTACTGGAATTTGGTTTGGTTGCcgtggaaaaataa
- the LOC105220994 gene encoding transmembrane protein 43 homolog, whose protein sequence is MALLEAFRSNWLIATFGCILFTGGLCVLSWNEGRAVHTILSLDEALDDAITLDPNEELEYNYNGRIVHMTGPIVIGEPLTEPDYNIQVLAVKLKRRVQMFQWVEESMEHNYGESVASVQSESRTYYYYTEWRDKLIDSRNFYTRTGHQNPDRFPIESQTQVADAVFIGKYELGNDIKNKFTNYVELTSDTRPDDPSIKMHLGLYYHSNDVFNPEIGDIRLLFSFAGLEGDMYTVVGKLMNNKILPYRTSRGVDILLVYNGELGLAEVFKREHHAQRLTTWGYRFMGWVLVFFGVTCTSKLLHIILSRITFLSALAPDPQFPVGANIMLSLSLALIIASIAWILHRPMIGASLLFAAASPFVWCARSVTNYQRVN, encoded by the exons ATGGCGCTTTTGGAGGCATTCCGTTCGAATTGGCTAATAGCCACTTTTGGTTGTATACTTTTTACTGGTGGATTATGCGTACTCTCTTGGAATGAA ggTCGAGCTGTACACACAATTTTATCACTCGACGAAGCGCTGGATGATGCAATAACTTTGGATCCCAATGAAGAATTAGAGTACAATTACAATGGTCGGATAGTTCATATGACCGGACCTATAGTGATTGGCGAACCACTTACAGAACCAGACTACAATATTCAAGTGCTTGCTGTTAAATTGAAACGTCGTGTGCAAATGTTTCAATGGGTGGAGGAATCAAT GGAACACAACTATGGGGAAAGTGTCGCATCTGTGCAGTCAGAAAGTCGTACATACTATTACTATACCGAGTGGCGTGATAAGTTAATTGACTCGCGTAATTTTTACACACGAACAGGTCATCAAAATCCTGATCGCTTCCCCATAGAAAGCCAAACGCAAGTTGCTGACGCGGTCTTCATTGGCAAGTACGAACTGGGTAACGACATCAAAAATAAGTTTACAAACTACGTGGAATTGACTTCGGATACAAGACCAGATGACCcttcaataaaaatgcatttaggTCTATATTACCACTCAAATGATGTTTTTAATCCAGAAATAGGCGACATACGCTTACTTTTTTCCTTTGCTGGTTTGGAGGGAGATATG TACACTGTAGTTGGAAAACTGatgaataacaaaatattgcCATATCGCACCAGTCGGGGCGTAGATATACTGCTTGTATATAACGGAGAGCTTGGACTTGCTGAAGTTTTTAAGCGAGAACATCACGCACAACGGCTTACTACATGGGGCTATCGCTTTATGGGTTGGGTGTTGGTGTTCTTCGGTGTGACGTGTACATCAAAGCTTTTACACATTATAT TAAGCCGAATTACTTTCCTCTCTGCGTTAGCACCGGATCCACAATTCCCCGTGGGTGCTAATATAATGCTATCATTGTCTCTTGCACTCATTATCGCCTCAATTGCGTGGATCCTGCATCGTCCAATGATCGGCGCTAGTTTGTTGTTTGCCGCAGCGTCACCGTTCGTGTGGTGTGCTCGTAGTGTGACCAACTATCAACGCGTAAACTGA